The proteins below come from a single Mytilus edulis chromosome 5, xbMytEdul2.2, whole genome shotgun sequence genomic window:
- the LOC139525079 gene encoding uncharacterized protein has translation MKRVPGPLIGDHNCSMYNEKFINLKPRVRSTSMKKAKNKTFDSNEIDGIRPRTSSLPTKNNYRRPLIKNLRTNYEDQDHDLYRLRTFEMTSKGIVNRGDSIKSRSTNSIVSSEGDGYALSIGSSSCSQNSLANSDGSLQKPKPYKIVILGALGVGKSTIAQQFLTSEYRFDISIGRLSLSKMS, from the coding sequence ATGAAACGTGTGCCAGGCCCGTTGATTGGGGATCATAATTGCAGCATGTACAATGAAAAATTTATTAATCTAAAACCAAGAGTGCGATCCACTTCTATGAAAAAAGCTAAAAATAAGACGTTTGATAGTAATGAAATTGATGGAATTCGACCTAGAACAAGCAGTTTACCAACGAAAAACAACTACAGGAGGCCTTTAATAAAGAACTTGAGAACAAACTACGAAGATCAAGATCACGACTTGTATAGACTAAGAACTTTTGAAATGACATCGAAAGGCATCGTCAACCGAGGGGATTCCATCAAGTCTCGCAGTACAAACAGTATTGTTTCATCTGAGGGTGATGGGTATGCCTTATCAATTGGATCAAGTTCTTGTTCACAAAACAGTCTAGCCAATAGTGATGGTTCTTTACAAAAACCTAAGCCTTATAAGATTGTAATATTGGGTGCCTTAGGTGTTGGGAAATCTACAATTGCCCAGCAGTTTTTGACATCGGAATATAGGTTTGATATTAGCATCGGTAGGCTAAGTCTTTCTAAAATGTCTTaa